The following are encoded in a window of Cupriavidus oxalaticus genomic DNA:
- the rsmI gene encoding 16S rRNA (cytidine(1402)-2'-O)-methyltransferase, with the protein MSDWISLAASQSYPGGTLYVVATPIGNVADLSLRALHVLGLADAVACEDTRNTAQLLSRVGLQRPLVAVHEHNEREAAGRIAARLAAGERIAYVSDAGTPGISDPGARLVEAVRAAGHPVVPLPGPSAAVAALSVAGDMLETGAGRFTFVGFLPSKPKARGEAIARLAALDHAWVCYEAPHRIADTLAALAAGLPGERRLLVGRELTKLFEDIAVVTAAQAPAWLAADPNRAKGEFVLVVEGAGADAATDGAPDAEAQRVLGLLLAEVPAKRAAKLAAAITGANTGALYQLALAQRSGQGTGDSGD; encoded by the coding sequence ATGAGTGACTGGATCTCGCTGGCGGCCAGCCAGTCGTACCCCGGCGGCACGCTGTATGTCGTGGCCACGCCCATCGGCAATGTCGCGGACCTGTCGCTGCGGGCGCTGCATGTGCTCGGCCTGGCCGATGCGGTGGCCTGCGAAGACACCCGCAATACGGCCCAGCTGCTGTCGCGCGTAGGCCTGCAGCGGCCGCTGGTGGCCGTGCACGAGCACAACGAGCGCGAGGCCGCCGGCCGCATCGCCGCGCGGCTGGCCGCGGGCGAGCGTATCGCCTATGTCTCGGACGCCGGCACGCCGGGCATATCGGATCCGGGCGCGAGGCTGGTCGAGGCGGTGCGCGCCGCCGGCCACCCGGTGGTGCCCCTGCCCGGCCCCAGCGCCGCGGTGGCCGCGCTGTCGGTGGCGGGCGACATGCTCGAGACCGGCGCAGGCCGTTTCACCTTCGTCGGCTTCCTGCCGAGCAAGCCCAAGGCGCGCGGCGAGGCCATCGCGCGGCTCGCCGCGCTGGACCATGCCTGGGTCTGCTACGAGGCGCCGCACCGCATTGCCGACACGCTGGCCGCGCTCGCCGCCGGGCTGCCCGGCGAGCGCCGGCTGCTGGTCGGGCGCGAGCTGACCAAGCTGTTCGAGGACATCGCGGTGGTGACCGCGGCGCAGGCACCGGCATGGCTGGCGGCCGACCCGAACCGGGCCAAGGGCGAATTCGTGCTGGTGGTGGAGGGCGCCGGCGCCGATGCGGCCACGGACGGCGCGCCCGATGCCGAGGCGCAGCGTGTGCTGGGGCTGCTGCTGGCGGAAGTGCCGGCCAAGCGCGCCGCCAAGCTGGCGGCCGCGATCACCGGGGCAAACACCGGCGCGCTCTACCAGCTGGCGCTGGCGCAGCGTTCCGGCCAGGGTACGGGCGATAGCGGGGACTGA
- a CDS encoding septal ring lytic transglycosylase RlpA family protein, translated as MLNLTALTKRWQRLAKLGTCTACALVLAACATPPGGDNADVADTSNAVPTRAAKNTGKAARNDADKSARASSEGGSWNLFGYDPDEGRSGSSLDGLRADIGTFEQRGVASWYGKAFHGRKTANGERFDMRAMTAAHPSLPLDSWVLVRNLRNNKVAVLRINDRGPYHGNRVLDVSYGAARRLGFVERGAVNVEIRRLTRTEVAALGPQIEAGGTEAGDGSGDDDVSVPELANSLAPAKARKATKASGKTVKRKRR; from the coding sequence ATGCTGAATTTGACCGCCCTCACCAAGCGCTGGCAACGGCTGGCCAAGCTCGGGACATGCACTGCATGCGCCCTGGTGCTGGCCGCTTGTGCCACGCCTCCCGGGGGCGACAATGCGGACGTCGCCGATACGTCGAACGCGGTGCCCACGCGCGCCGCGAAGAACACCGGCAAGGCCGCCCGCAACGACGCGGACAAGAGCGCCCGCGCATCTTCCGAAGGCGGCAGCTGGAACCTGTTCGGCTACGACCCGGACGAAGGCCGCAGCGGCAGCTCGCTTGACGGCCTGCGCGCGGACATCGGCACGTTCGAGCAGCGCGGCGTCGCGTCCTGGTACGGCAAGGCCTTCCATGGCCGCAAGACCGCCAATGGCGAGCGCTTCGACATGCGCGCGATGACCGCCGCCCATCCTTCGCTGCCGCTCGACAGCTGGGTGCTGGTGCGCAACCTGCGCAACAACAAGGTCGCGGTGCTGCGCATCAACGACCGCGGCCCGTACCATGGCAACCGCGTGCTGGACGTGTCCTACGGCGCCGCGCGCCGGCTTGGCTTCGTCGAGCGCGGCGCCGTCAACGTCGAGATCCGCCGGCTGACACGCACCGAAGTTGCGGCGCTGGGCCCGCAGATCGAAGCCGGCGGCACCGAGGCCGGCGATGGCAGTGGTGACGACGATGTCTCCGTGCCCGAACTCGCCAACTCGCTGGCGCCCGCCAAGGCGCGCAAGGCAACCAAGGCCAGCGGCAAGACGGTCAAGCGCAAGCGCCGCTGA